In Rhodothermus sp., one genomic interval encodes:
- a CDS encoding SIMPL domain-containing protein (The SIMPL domain is named for its presence in mouse protein SIMPL (signalling molecule that associates with mouse pelle-like kinase). Bacterial member BP26, from Brucella, was shown to assemble into a channel-like structure, while YggE from E. coli has been associated with resistance to oxidative stress.), protein MRYLFGIALSLVWAGWSAAWAQIVQVGTETPAVPTITVNGEGIVRVQPDRAVLRFAVVTRDQDPERARQRNAEAARRALNAVRMLGIEERHLHLETLTLHPVREYNPDRRQWEEKGYEVRRALRVELTNLDRLPQVVALVVQQGANRLQGIQYEVSDREAVRLAALQAAVRNAREKARQMLAVLNREVGDPIRITEQALDFPRPVWQASVAALRTAEAASEPEAYAAGEIEVRARVEITFAIR, encoded by the coding sequence ATGCGTTACTTATTCGGGATCGCTCTGAGCCTGGTCTGGGCGGGATGGTCCGCGGCCTGGGCGCAGATTGTTCAGGTGGGCACGGAGACACCGGCCGTACCTACGATCACGGTAAACGGTGAGGGGATTGTGCGGGTACAGCCAGACCGAGCTGTTTTACGTTTTGCCGTGGTTACGCGCGATCAGGATCCGGAGCGGGCCCGACAGCGCAATGCCGAGGCTGCGCGTCGGGCACTGAATGCCGTGCGGATGCTGGGTATTGAAGAACGCCACTTACATCTGGAGACGCTTACCTTGCATCCAGTACGGGAATACAATCCGGATCGGCGGCAGTGGGAGGAGAAAGGTTATGAGGTGCGGCGTGCGCTTCGGGTAGAACTGACCAACCTGGACCGATTGCCGCAGGTGGTCGCGCTGGTGGTACAACAGGGTGCCAACCGGTTACAGGGGATTCAGTATGAGGTGTCAGACCGCGAGGCAGTGCGACTGGCTGCCCTACAGGCAGCCGTCCGGAATGCCCGCGAAAAAGCCCGGCAGATGCTTGCGGTGCTGAACCGTGAAGTGGGCGATCCGATCCGGATCACGGAGCAGGCGCTGGATTTTCCACGGCCGGTCTGGCAGGCGAGTGTGGCGGCGCTGCGCACAGCGGAAGCGGCTTCGGAGCCTGAAGCCTATGCAGCCGGTGAAATTGAAGTGCGGGCACGGGTGGAAATTACCTTTGCGATTCGCTGA
- a CDS encoding amino acid--tRNA ligase-related protein: MELPFQYVEELPRYVGRTVTLRGWLYNKRSSKGLHFLILRDGTGLVQCVVARDQVDAASWEIAEVATQESALEVAGTVVRDERQIGGHEVQVTRVRLISPSENYPITPKPHGIEFLMDHRHLWLRSRRPWAIMRIRNRVVQAIHAFFQARGFLQLDAPILTGNAVEGTTTLFEIDYFGDRAYLSQSGQLYAEAMALAFGKVYTFGPTFRAEKSKTRRHLTEFWMVEPEMAFYDLEMNMALAEELVVHIVQEVLRRCRTELEVLGRDIAALERVQPPFPRLTYSEAVELLRSDETARMIDARIEALKEEQRQLEAERAANRRRYGQAKKAEKRRIDAREIEINQRLEEIEKALENLPRWKETARNFQWGNDFGNSDETVLTWHFDRPIIVHRFPAAIKAFYMKRDPEDERLALGMDVLAPEGYGEIIGGGQRADDLAFLEAQIEAHNLPREAFEWYLDLRRYGSVPHSGFGLGLERTLAWICGVHHVREVIPFPRLLGRLTP; encoded by the coding sequence ATGGAACTGCCATTCCAATACGTCGAAGAACTGCCGCGCTACGTGGGTCGGACCGTTACGCTCCGCGGATGGCTCTACAATAAACGCAGCTCCAAAGGGCTGCACTTTTTGATTCTGCGTGATGGGACCGGGCTGGTCCAGTGTGTAGTGGCCCGGGACCAGGTAGATGCGGCCTCCTGGGAGATAGCCGAGGTCGCTACGCAGGAGAGTGCGTTGGAGGTGGCAGGTACCGTCGTGCGCGACGAACGACAGATCGGAGGGCACGAAGTACAGGTCACGCGCGTGCGGCTCATCAGCCCCTCGGAAAACTATCCGATCACACCGAAGCCGCATGGGATCGAATTTCTGATGGATCACCGACACCTGTGGCTACGCAGTCGCAGGCCGTGGGCCATCATGCGCATTCGCAACCGGGTGGTCCAGGCCATTCATGCGTTTTTTCAGGCACGGGGCTTTCTACAGCTTGACGCTCCCATTCTGACGGGCAATGCCGTGGAAGGGACCACCACCTTATTTGAGATTGATTATTTTGGCGACAGAGCCTATTTGAGCCAGAGTGGTCAGCTCTACGCCGAGGCAATGGCGCTGGCCTTTGGCAAGGTGTATACATTCGGCCCCACGTTTCGCGCCGAAAAGTCCAAGACGCGCCGCCACCTGACCGAGTTCTGGATGGTAGAGCCGGAAATGGCTTTCTATGATCTGGAGATGAACATGGCCCTGGCCGAAGAGCTGGTGGTGCATATCGTGCAGGAGGTGTTGCGTCGTTGTCGCACCGAGCTGGAGGTGCTGGGGCGTGACATTGCAGCGTTGGAGCGGGTGCAACCGCCTTTTCCGCGACTGACCTATTCGGAGGCGGTGGAGCTTCTCCGCAGTGACGAGACCGCTCGAATGATTGATGCCCGCATTGAAGCGCTGAAAGAAGAACAGCGGCAACTGGAAGCTGAGCGGGCTGCCAACCGACGTCGCTACGGCCAGGCGAAAAAAGCGGAAAAGCGGCGCATTGATGCCCGCGAGATCGAGATCAACCAGCGGCTGGAAGAAATCGAGAAAGCGCTGGAGAACCTGCCCCGCTGGAAAGAGACGGCGCGAAATTTCCAGTGGGGCAATGATTTTGGCAATAGTGATGAGACGGTGCTGACCTGGCACTTTGATCGGCCGATCATCGTCCATCGCTTCCCGGCGGCTATCAAGGCTTTCTACATGAAGCGCGATCCGGAAGACGAGCGGTTGGCCCTGGGCATGGATGTGCTCGCTCCAGAAGGCTATGGCGAGATCATCGGTGGGGGGCAGCGAGCCGACGATCTGGCTTTCCTTGAAGCCCAGATCGAAGCCCACAACTTGCCGCGCGAGGCATTCGAGTGGTACCTGGATCTGCGTCGCTACGGCTCGGTACCGCACAGCGGATTCGGGCTCGGACTCGAACGAACGCTGGCCTGGATCTGCGGGGTACACCACGTGCGGGAAGTCATTCCCTTCCCCCGGTTGCTCGGGCGACTGACGCCCTGA